A single region of the Thermotoga profunda AZM34c06 genome encodes:
- the fdhF gene encoding formate dehydrogenase subunit alpha, whose amino-acid sequence MKISINNRIYDAKDGQTIYDVAEQNGVDIPVLCHHPSLEPIGACRICAVEVEGMKNLQTACTTKVFDGMKIYTATNRVINARKINLSLLLKVHPNDCMTCDANGNCKLQELAYKYNIKIPSNEIELRGLPLDDADPFIVRDLNKCIQCQLCVRVCDEIENMSIYSMVDRGYQTLPEPAFGVPLRESECVFCGQCATVCPVGAIVEKPAIGKTRWLEVEKETTTCPYCGVGCQLDIFVDKRTKQVVRVYGSMINPDVNDGIATCVKGKFGLDFVNDPARLTKPLIKKNGEFVETDWQEALDYAASGLKKVMEEYGSESIGVLSSAKCTNEENYLMQKFARAVLKTPNVDHCARLCHASTVAGLARSFGSGAMTNNLKDILKAQVILVTGSNTTEAHPVYGSRIKKAVRNGAKLIVADPRKIELVKYATIWLRQRPGTDVALFNGLLHVIIKENLVDTDFVLTKTTGFNELKNAIEKYTPEYVERITGVPKEKIIEAARLYGKAQRAAIVYSMGITQHEHGTDNVLAIANLAMATGNLGKEGAGVNPLRGQNNVQGACDMGALPDVLTGYQKVTVPEVVEKFEKAWQTKIPAKVGLTVVEMIHAALEGKIKALVIMGENPRLSDPDASLVDEALSKLEFFVSMDMFLNETNKHAHVILPAASFLEKDGTFTNTERRVQLVRKAFEPIGESKPDWQIIVELSKKLGYDMNYDSPAQIMEEIRSLTPIYGGITHDRIKEKGLQWPCRTLEDPGTPILHTIKFNTADGFGKFHVVEYRESPELPDEEYPFYLTTGRILFHFHTGTMTRRSTIAKYLNEPYIEMNPLDAQELGVKDKDEVYIISRRGKVKGIAKITERVPPKTIFSSFHFYETPINELTLAEPLDPIAKIPNFKVTAVRIEKS is encoded by the coding sequence ATGAAAATTTCTATAAATAATCGTATTTACGATGCCAAAGATGGTCAAACGATTTATGATGTAGCAGAGCAAAATGGTGTGGATATTCCAGTTCTGTGCCATCATCCATCGCTTGAACCAATTGGCGCGTGTAGAATTTGCGCTGTTGAAGTCGAAGGAATGAAAAATCTACAAACTGCCTGTACAACAAAAGTCTTTGATGGAATGAAAATTTATACCGCAACAAATAGGGTTATCAATGCGAGAAAAATAAATCTTTCTTTGCTACTGAAGGTTCATCCCAACGATTGTATGACTTGTGATGCAAATGGAAACTGTAAATTGCAAGAACTGGCATACAAATACAACATCAAGATACCATCAAATGAAATTGAACTCAGAGGGTTACCATTGGATGATGCAGATCCTTTTATTGTGAGAGATTTGAATAAATGCATTCAATGCCAGCTTTGTGTAAGAGTCTGTGATGAGATAGAAAATATGTCAATCTACTCGATGGTTGACAGAGGTTATCAAACATTGCCAGAACCAGCCTTTGGAGTCCCACTCAGAGAGAGTGAGTGTGTGTTTTGTGGCCAGTGTGCCACGGTGTGTCCAGTTGGTGCGATAGTTGAAAAACCTGCTATTGGAAAGACAAGGTGGTTGGAAGTCGAGAAGGAGACAACGACATGCCCATATTGTGGTGTTGGTTGCCAGCTTGATATCTTTGTCGATAAAAGGACCAAACAAGTCGTCAGGGTATATGGATCGATGATTAATCCCGATGTCAATGATGGAATCGCAACATGCGTTAAAGGCAAATTTGGTTTGGATTTCGTCAACGATCCTGCCAGATTGACAAAGCCACTGATAAAAAAGAACGGTGAATTTGTTGAGACAGATTGGCAGGAAGCCCTTGACTATGCTGCGAGCGGTTTGAAAAAAGTCATGGAAGAATACGGAAGCGAGAGTATAGGAGTTCTTTCTTCGGCAAAATGTACAAATGAAGAGAATTACTTGATGCAAAAATTTGCAAGGGCAGTACTCAAGACACCGAACGTAGACCACTGTGCAAGATTGTGTCATGCTTCAACTGTAGCTGGTCTTGCGCGATCCTTTGGTAGTGGTGCGATGACCAACAATCTAAAAGATATTCTCAAAGCTCAGGTAATCCTCGTTACGGGGTCGAACACAACTGAAGCCCATCCTGTATATGGATCAAGGATAAAAAAAGCAGTCAGAAATGGAGCGAAACTCATAGTTGCAGATCCAAGGAAGATTGAACTTGTAAAATACGCAACCATTTGGTTAAGACAAAGACCAGGTACCGATGTTGCACTTTTCAATGGTCTGTTGCATGTGATAATCAAAGAAAACTTGGTAGACACAGATTTTGTACTTACTAAGACAACTGGTTTTAATGAATTGAAAAACGCCATCGAAAAATATACACCTGAATACGTTGAGAGAATAACAGGTGTCCCAAAAGAAAAAATCATCGAAGCAGCAAGACTTTATGGTAAGGCTCAAAGGGCAGCGATCGTGTATTCAATGGGAATAACTCAGCATGAACATGGTACAGACAATGTCCTTGCGATTGCAAACCTTGCAATGGCAACTGGTAATCTTGGAAAGGAAGGGGCAGGTGTAAATCCACTTCGTGGACAGAACAATGTTCAAGGCGCTTGTGATATGGGGGCATTACCAGATGTACTGACAGGTTACCAGAAAGTCACCGTACCTGAAGTGGTAGAGAAATTCGAAAAAGCGTGGCAGACAAAGATCCCGGCAAAGGTTGGTTTAACAGTTGTTGAAATGATCCATGCAGCCCTTGAAGGTAAAATAAAAGCACTTGTGATAATGGGTGAAAATCCCAGGCTCTCAGATCCAGATGCATCCTTAGTCGATGAAGCACTGTCAAAACTTGAATTTTTCGTTTCAATGGATATGTTCTTGAATGAAACGAATAAGCATGCACACGTGATATTACCCGCTGCATCTTTTCTTGAAAAAGATGGTACCTTTACCAACACAGAAAGACGTGTACAACTCGTCAGAAAGGCATTTGAACCCATCGGAGAAAGTAAACCAGATTGGCAGATCATTGTTGAGCTGTCCAAAAAATTGGGTTATGATATGAATTACGATTCACCTGCCCAAATAATGGAAGAGATTAGGTCATTAACACCAATCTATGGTGGTATAACTCATGACAGAATCAAAGAAAAAGGCTTGCAATGGCCTTGTAGAACACTTGAAGATCCTGGAACTCCAATATTGCACACTATCAAATTTAATACAGCAGATGGATTTGGAAAATTTCATGTTGTTGAATACAGAGAATCTCCTGAACTCCCAGATGAAGAATATCCCTTTTATCTCACAACAGGTCGCATACTATTTCACTTCCATACCGGCACTATGACAAGAAGGAGCACCATCGCAAAATATTTGAATGAACCATATATAGAGATGAATCCACTCGATGCACAAGAGCTTGGCGTTAAAGATAAAGATGAAGTTTATATAATTTCCAGACGTGGTAAAGTAAAGGGTATCGCGAAAATCACAGAAAGAGTGCCCCCAAAGACTATTTTCAGCTCTTTTCACTTCTATGAAACTCCTATAAATGAATTAACCTTGGCTGAACCCTTAGATCCAATAGCGAAGATACCAAACTTCAAAGTGACGGCTGTGAGAATTGAAAAATCATGA
- a CDS encoding ferritin family protein, with translation MNQQVEIVLRYALAREIEGREFYKTRLERICSQQLKQLFEQLVQMEQLHINYITDLLQTKSIPQEISLYKTSDFEIRELEESSGDINSMTDLSILRMAYLIEHDFAVFYENAAKNTSDDVLKKVLLELSSWEKSHRDILKDLYDEAMKNFWYEQGFSPIF, from the coding sequence ATGAATCAGCAGGTTGAGATTGTTTTGAGGTACGCCCTTGCACGAGAAATAGAAGGTAGAGAGTTTTATAAAACCAGATTGGAACGCATCTGTAGTCAACAATTGAAACAACTCTTTGAGCAGTTAGTTCAGATGGAGCAATTACATATCAATTATATCACTGATCTGCTCCAAACAAAGTCAATTCCCCAAGAAATTTCTCTTTACAAAACAAGTGATTTTGAGATCAGAGAACTTGAAGAATCCTCAGGAGATATCAATTCAATGACGGATCTGTCTATATTGAGAATGGCGTATTTAATAGAACACGATTTTGCCGTTTTTTATGAGAATGCGGCAAAGAATACTTCAGATGATGTCCTTAAAAAAGTACTCTTGGAATTATCATCCTGGGAAAAGTCACACAGAGATATACTCAAGGATCTCTACGATGAGGCGATGAAAAACTTCTGGTATGAACAGGGTTTTTCCCCGATATTTTGA
- a CDS encoding GatB/YqeY domain-containing protein — protein sequence MSLKEKLSEDLKQAMKARDETKIRTIRLLIAAIKNFEVEKLGQATDDDVLQIMSKEVKKRLESIEMYRQAKREDLAIEEENELKIIKSYMPEQMSEDQIRELAKKLIQQYNLSSPKDIGTVMKLIMPQVKGKADGKLVNKIVQELLGG from the coding sequence ATGAGTCTGAAGGAAAAACTTTCTGAGGATCTCAAACAAGCAATGAAAGCAAGAGATGAAACTAAAATTCGCACAATAAGGCTCCTAATAGCTGCAATCAAAAATTTTGAGGTCGAAAAACTTGGACAAGCGACTGATGATGATGTGTTACAAATCATGTCAAAAGAAGTCAAAAAGAGACTTGAATCAATTGAGATGTATAGACAGGCAAAGAGAGAAGATCTCGCAATTGAAGAAGAAAACGAACTCAAGATTATAAAATCTTACATGCCCGAGCAAATGAGTGAAGATCAGATAAGAGAGCTTGCAAAGAAACTGATACAGCAATACAACCTTTCAAGTCCAAAGGATATAGGAACAGTGATGAAGCTCATAATGCCACAAGTCAAAGGAAAAGCCGATGGCAAATTGGTTAACAAGATTGTTCAGGAATTGTTGGGAGGTTAA
- the mnmE gene encoding tRNA uridine-5-carboxymethylaminomethyl(34) synthesis GTPase MnmE: protein MANWLTRLFRNCWEVNSLSNTIAAISTPKGIGAIAIIRISGDDSWQICQKILVNKINVEPRKVFHNFIKDDDGAILDEITVVFYKKPRSYTGEDMVEIMCHGGPIVSQSILDLLLNNGAKLADPGEFTKRAFLNGKIDLTKAEAIKQIIEAPSRTSVKLVANNLSGKLSEVVKKLREMLLSVLAKIEVEFDYPDDVFTERDILLNELSGASDFVEKLLENAQNRLTISSGIKIVIVGKPNVGKSSLLNALVREDRAIVTEIPGTTRDLIQVPVTIEGISFTLIDTAGIRESQDKVEKIGVERAIKAASEADLILFVLDATTPVEEDDIKILELIKNKRYLVVINKIDANDLIDREMLRNVLNTDIHTITISALRKEGIEELERQIIKSVSDIIHSTQGYITTERQYECLLNCKFSIKNATKDFKEGYSLDLVAQQIKDAIANLDILLGTNYSKDLIEKIFSDFCVGK from the coding sequence ATGGCAAATTGGTTAACAAGATTGTTCAGGAATTGTTGGGAGGTTAATTCATTGTCAAATACAATCGCTGCAATCTCGACTCCAAAAGGGATAGGAGCAATAGCAATTATAAGGATAAGTGGCGATGATTCATGGCAGATTTGTCAGAAAATACTCGTTAATAAAATAAATGTGGAACCAAGAAAGGTCTTTCACAATTTCATAAAAGACGACGACGGTGCAATACTCGATGAAATAACAGTTGTTTTTTATAAAAAACCGCGTTCTTACACGGGTGAAGATATGGTTGAGATAATGTGCCATGGTGGTCCAATTGTCAGTCAATCGATTTTGGATCTCCTATTGAATAATGGTGCAAAACTGGCAGACCCTGGTGAGTTCACAAAAAGAGCCTTTTTGAATGGAAAAATCGACTTGACAAAGGCAGAAGCTATTAAACAGATTATCGAAGCTCCTTCAAGGACATCTGTTAAACTTGTTGCAAATAACCTTTCTGGGAAGTTATCTGAAGTCGTGAAAAAACTGAGAGAGATGCTTCTCAGTGTTCTTGCAAAGATCGAAGTGGAGTTCGACTACCCCGATGATGTTTTCACGGAAAGAGATATTTTGCTGAATGAACTGAGTGGGGCTTCTGATTTTGTTGAAAAATTGCTCGAAAATGCTCAGAATAGACTGACCATTTCATCTGGGATCAAAATCGTTATTGTCGGCAAACCAAACGTTGGAAAATCTTCTCTTTTGAATGCACTTGTGAGGGAAGATCGTGCGATTGTTACTGAGATCCCTGGCACTACAAGAGATTTAATCCAAGTCCCAGTTACAATTGAAGGTATTTCTTTCACTCTCATTGATACCGCGGGTATAAGAGAATCGCAGGATAAGGTAGAAAAAATAGGTGTAGAAAGAGCTATAAAGGCAGCTTCAGAAGCTGATTTGATTTTGTTTGTACTCGATGCGACTACCCCTGTTGAAGAAGATGATATCAAGATTTTGGAATTGATAAAAAACAAGAGATATCTTGTGGTAATAAACAAGATAGATGCCAACGATTTGATCGATAGAGAGATGCTAAGGAATGTGCTTAATACAGATATCCACACCATAACGATTTCCGCACTTCGCAAAGAAGGTATTGAAGAATTAGAAAGGCAAATAATCAAATCTGTATCAGACATAATTCACAGCACTCAGGGGTATATCACCACAGAAAGACAGTATGAATGTCTCTTAAATTGCAAATTCAGCATAAAAAATGCAACCAAAGATTTCAAGGAAGGATATTCTTTGGATTTAGTTGCACAACAAATAAAAGATGCTATTGCAAATCTTGATATTTTGCTTGGAACAAATTACTCAAAGGATTTGATCGAGAAAATTTTCAGTGATTTCTGTGTTGGAAAATGA
- the hup gene encoding DNA-binding protein HU, translated as MNKKELVDKVTKKAGLKKKDVKKVVDMVFESVTDALAKGEKVQLVGFGSFEVRKAASRKGVNPQTKKPITIPARKVPKFKPGKALKEKVK; from the coding sequence ATGAACAAGAAGGAGCTTGTCGACAAGGTAACAAAGAAAGCGGGACTCAAAAAGAAAGACGTCAAGAAAGTCGTAGACATGGTTTTTGAATCAGTCACAGATGCACTTGCCAAGGGCGAAAAGGTTCAGCTCGTTGGTTTTGGTAGCTTCGAAGTCAGAAAAGCCGCATCCAGAAAGGGCGTCAACCCACAGACTAAGAAGCCAATCACAATTCCTGCAAGAAAAGTTCCAAAATTCAAACCCGGCAAAGCATTGAAGGAGAAGGTTAAGTAA
- the ppdK gene encoding pyruvate, phosphate dikinase — translation MTKKLVYFFANGSTEGKAEMKDILGGKGANLAEMTNLGIPVPPGFTISAEVCKYFYQNNRTYPEGLKEEVSKAMKKLEQVTGKGFGDANKPLLVSVRSGAAISMPGMMDTILNLGLNDKTVEGLAKMTNNPRFAYDAYRRFLQMFGDTALGMPKSKFENALEEMKKTKGVKLDVELDEKDLRKLVEIYKDIYKEENKEFPQDVEKQLWLAIDAVFGSWMSERAIKYREINNIREDQMLGTAVNIVAMVFGNMGDKSGTGVAFTRNPNTGENVIYGEFLQNAQGEDVVAGIRTPLPLAELKRIMPSVYDELIGIMKKLEKHYKDMQDIEFTIEEGKLYMLQTRSGKRTSRAAIKIAVDMVHEGLITKEDAVMRVKTEDVERVLHPRFDDKARASVPVIAKGLPASPGAATGRVIFHAAKAEELGRAGEQVILVRPETSPEDVGGMAFAQGILTSRGGMTSHAAVVARGMGKPAVVGAETIEVKEEEGFFRVNKTIVKEEEWISIDGSTGEILLGKVPTIKPVGLEGEVAELLEWANQIRRLGVRANADIPRDAEVARKFGAEGIGLCRTEHMFFEKDRIPKVRKMIVAKTKEEREKALAELLPLQKDDFKGLFKAMAGYPVTIRLIDPPLHEFLPHDDEQIKATAKELGIPEKELKDVVESLNELNPMLGHRGCRLTITYPEIAIMQTRAIIGAAIELKKESNLEVIPEIMIPLVGHVNELIFLKKIIKEVADQMIKESGVKIDYKVGTMIEVPRACVTADEIAKEAEFFSFGTNDLTQMTFAFSRDDVGKFLPEYLQKGILEHDPFKSIDQVGVGALVEMGTKKGKSVRNNLKVGVCGEHGGDPKSIHFFHKAGLDYVSCSPYRVPVARLAAAQAVLAGKTKKSED, via the coding sequence ATGACAAAAAAGTTGGTTTATTTCTTCGCAAACGGATCAACCGAAGGTAAGGCTGAGATGAAAGATATCCTTGGTGGAAAAGGTGCGAACCTTGCTGAAATGACTAACCTTGGTATACCCGTTCCGCCCGGTTTCACGATTTCTGCCGAAGTGTGTAAGTACTTCTATCAAAACAATCGTACTTATCCTGAGGGATTAAAAGAAGAAGTCTCCAAAGCCATGAAAAAACTTGAACAGGTTACTGGAAAGGGTTTTGGAGATGCAAATAAGCCATTACTTGTGTCTGTGAGATCTGGCGCGGCTATATCTATGCCAGGCATGATGGACACAATTCTCAACCTTGGTTTAAACGACAAGACCGTGGAAGGTCTTGCTAAAATGACCAACAACCCTCGATTTGCCTATGACGCTTACAGAAGATTCCTTCAAATGTTTGGTGATACTGCTCTTGGTATGCCTAAGAGTAAATTCGAGAACGCACTCGAAGAAATGAAAAAGACCAAAGGAGTCAAACTCGATGTCGAACTTGACGAAAAAGACTTGAGAAAGCTCGTTGAAATCTACAAAGATATATACAAAGAAGAAAACAAAGAATTTCCACAGGATGTTGAAAAACAACTTTGGCTTGCTATCGATGCAGTTTTTGGAAGCTGGATGAGTGAAAGAGCAATCAAATACAGAGAGATAAACAACATAAGAGAAGATCAAATGCTTGGAACTGCTGTTAATATCGTTGCGATGGTCTTCGGAAATATGGGTGACAAGTCTGGAACAGGTGTTGCATTCACGCGGAATCCAAATACTGGTGAAAATGTTATCTATGGTGAATTTTTGCAAAATGCACAAGGTGAAGATGTCGTAGCTGGTATCAGAACTCCTTTACCACTCGCAGAACTCAAGAGAATCATGCCATCTGTTTATGATGAACTGATTGGAATAATGAAAAAACTTGAGAAACACTACAAAGACATGCAAGATATAGAGTTCACAATCGAAGAAGGTAAATTGTACATGTTGCAAACAAGAAGTGGAAAGAGAACATCTCGTGCTGCGATAAAGATAGCCGTTGATATGGTACACGAAGGACTCATTACAAAGGAAGATGCTGTGATGCGCGTGAAAACAGAAGATGTTGAAAGAGTCCTTCATCCACGCTTTGATGACAAGGCGAGAGCTTCAGTGCCTGTTATAGCAAAGGGATTACCTGCTTCTCCAGGTGCAGCCACAGGAAGGGTTATATTCCATGCGGCAAAGGCTGAGGAATTAGGACGCGCTGGTGAGCAAGTGATTTTAGTCAGGCCAGAAACAAGTCCTGAAGATGTCGGTGGTATGGCGTTTGCTCAAGGAATCCTTACTTCCAGAGGTGGAATGACTTCACATGCAGCAGTGGTAGCACGTGGTATGGGTAAACCTGCCGTTGTCGGCGCTGAAACCATAGAAGTTAAGGAAGAAGAGGGATTTTTCAGAGTTAACAAAACGATCGTAAAAGAAGAAGAATGGATCTCAATAGATGGATCTACAGGAGAAATACTCCTTGGAAAGGTCCCAACAATTAAACCTGTTGGTTTGGAAGGTGAGGTTGCTGAATTATTAGAATGGGCAAACCAGATTAGAAGATTAGGCGTAAGGGCGAACGCGGACATACCAAGAGATGCTGAAGTAGCAAGAAAGTTTGGAGCTGAAGGTATAGGTTTGTGCAGAACTGAGCACATGTTCTTCGAAAAAGACAGAATACCAAAGGTCAGAAAGATGATCGTTGCAAAAACAAAAGAAGAAAGAGAAAAGGCACTTGCTGAACTCTTACCACTTCAAAAAGACGACTTCAAAGGACTGTTCAAAGCGATGGCGGGTTATCCAGTAACCATAAGATTGATCGATCCACCACTTCATGAATTTCTACCACACGACGACGAACAAATCAAAGCTACAGCGAAGGAACTTGGAATACCTGAAAAAGAATTGAAAGATGTCGTTGAATCTCTAAATGAATTGAACCCAATGCTTGGTCACAGAGGCTGCCGACTCACGATCACATATCCAGAAATCGCCATAATGCAGACAAGGGCAATCATCGGAGCCGCAATTGAATTGAAAAAAGAATCGAATCTTGAGGTCATTCCAGAAATAATGATTCCGTTGGTTGGTCATGTAAATGAGTTGATTTTCCTCAAGAAGATAATCAAAGAAGTAGCAGATCAAATGATAAAGGAATCCGGTGTGAAAATCGATTACAAAGTGGGAACTATGATCGAAGTACCAAGGGCATGTGTCACTGCTGACGAGATTGCAAAAGAAGCGGAATTCTTTAGCTTTGGCACGAATGACCTAACTCAGATGACATTTGCCTTCAGCCGCGACGATGTTGGTAAATTCTTGCCTGAATATTTGCAGAAAGGTATTCTCGAGCATGATCCATTCAAATCAATAGACCAAGTTGGTGTCGGAGCCTTAGTTGAAATGGGTACAAAGAAAGGAAAGTCAGTGAGAAACAATCTCAAAGTTGGAGTTTGTGGTGAACACGGTGGAGATCCTAAGTCAATTCACTTCTTCCACAAAGCTGGCCTTGACTATGTGAGCTGTTCACCTTACAGAGTTCCTGTGGCGAGACTTGCAGCAGCTCAAGCAGTTCTTGCAGGTAAGACGAAGAAAAGTGAAGACTGA
- a CDS encoding class I SAM-dependent methyltransferase, with protein sequence MEHYYSENPSSELKIKTVTLKLKNNRIYHFQTPSGVFSFGEIDKATRILIEHAVIWGNRLLDLGCGYGVIGIVLKGEYPDLEVFMSDINSRAIEFAKINAKNNNVDVTIKHGAFYEPWKDEKFDMVMMNPPMAAGKKVVLRLIDESFKHLNENGSLQVVAYHNKGGSYVKRAMLETFKNVEDIYKEGGIRIYKSIKV encoded by the coding sequence ATGGAACATTACTATAGTGAAAATCCAAGCAGTGAATTGAAAATTAAAACAGTTACATTAAAACTCAAAAATAACAGAATATACCATTTTCAGACGCCTTCGGGCGTCTTCAGTTTCGGTGAGATTGACAAAGCCACCAGAATATTGATTGAGCATGCCGTTATCTGGGGAAATAGGTTACTTGATCTTGGATGTGGCTATGGCGTAATTGGAATTGTACTCAAAGGTGAATATCCAGATCTCGAAGTCTTTATGAGTGATATCAATTCGAGGGCAATTGAATTTGCCAAAATCAATGCCAAGAATAACAACGTGGATGTCACGATAAAACATGGCGCCTTCTATGAACCTTGGAAAGACGAAAAATTCGATATGGTTATGATGAATCCACCAATGGCTGCTGGTAAAAAAGTCGTCCTTCGGCTGATCGATGAATCATTTAAACATTTGAATGAAAATGGTTCATTACAAGTAGTTGCATATCACAACAAGGGTGGTAGTTATGTAAAAAGGGCGATGTTGGAGACTTTCAAGAACGTCGAAGATATATACAAAGAGGGCGGGATAAGAATATACAAATCGATAAAGGTGTAA
- a CDS encoding energy-coupling factor ABC transporter ATP-binding protein, producing the protein MLRIIDLGFKYRSTTALDRINLSIQDGESILLTGANGSGKTTLLKILAGLLPIQTGKILYDDKELSQEDLKFLCGYVFHNPINQIIGSTVEEDVAFGLENMGVPKNTMHKEVERVLQEFQLYELKDKDPVNLSAGQAQKLAIASVVVMKPKFLLLDEPTSMLDSKGCMQVIEMLKALNQMNITLIISTHEIYQFANLAKRVIHLSNGTVDFDGSFSEFMTSSIDDVEK; encoded by the coding sequence ATGTTGCGTATAATTGATCTGGGTTTTAAGTACAGATCTACAACGGCGCTTGATAGAATTAATCTTTCAATCCAAGATGGAGAATCTATCTTACTCACAGGTGCAAATGGTTCCGGAAAAACTACTCTTTTGAAAATACTCGCAGGACTGCTGCCAATTCAGACTGGCAAGATATTGTATGATGATAAAGAACTTTCACAAGAAGATTTAAAGTTTTTATGTGGATATGTTTTTCACAACCCAATCAACCAAATAATTGGTTCAACAGTAGAAGAAGATGTTGCATTTGGACTTGAAAATATGGGAGTACCAAAGAATACAATGCATAAAGAAGTCGAAAGGGTCCTTCAGGAATTTCAGTTGTATGAACTCAAAGACAAAGATCCGGTAAATCTATCAGCTGGTCAGGCACAAAAATTGGCGATCGCTTCTGTAGTCGTAATGAAACCAAAGTTTTTGTTGCTTGATGAACCAACTTCAATGCTTGATAGTAAAGGCTGCATGCAAGTGATAGAAATGTTGAAAGCTCTAAACCAAATGAACATCACTCTAATTATATCGACTCATGAAATATATCAATTTGCAAACCTTGCAAAAAGGGTTATTCATCTTTCAAATGGGACAGTGGATTTTGACGGCTCGTTCTCAGAATTCATGACTTCTTCTATAGATGATGTTGAAAAATGA
- a CDS encoding energy-coupling factor ABC transporter ATP-binding protein, producing the protein MDSFQIQLQDMSFSYDNSKLILRRINMIIKPEDFILIVGENGAGKSTLLKIIAGVLKPRSGCVLVNGRPIHKDKEYFKKIGFVMQYAEDSFCCDTVFDEISFASKNFKLDRIKERVENAARLVGVDQSLFSKSPYELSSGEARKVAIASMLAHDPFLLILDEPFVGLDKLGKESLRNILINWKKQGKSTVIVSHQTKYVDGLANKVFKLEAGSFSQINPF; encoded by the coding sequence ATGGATAGCTTTCAGATACAATTACAGGATATGAGTTTTTCCTACGATAATTCGAAATTAATCTTGCGAAGAATAAATATGATAATAAAGCCTGAAGATTTCATCCTGATTGTGGGCGAAAATGGCGCAGGTAAATCGACATTACTCAAGATAATAGCCGGAGTTTTGAAACCCAGGTCTGGCTGTGTTTTGGTAAATGGAAGGCCTATTCACAAGGATAAAGAATATTTTAAAAAAATAGGTTTTGTTATGCAATACGCGGAAGATTCTTTTTGCTGTGATACTGTCTTTGATGAAATCTCGTTCGCTTCAAAGAATTTCAAACTCGATAGAATCAAAGAACGTGTGGAAAATGCGGCAAGGCTTGTTGGTGTAGATCAATCACTATTTTCCAAAAGTCCTTATGAACTCTCGAGTGGTGAAGCTCGCAAAGTGGCAATAGCTTCAATGCTCGCACATGATCCATTTTTACTGATTTTAGATGAACCATTTGTTGGTCTGGACAAACTCGGAAAGGAATCTCTCAGAAATATATTGATAAATTGGAAAAAACAGGGAAAATCAACCGTGATAGTCTCTCACCAAACAAAATACGTGGATGGCCTTGCGAACAAAGTCTTCAAACTTGAAGCAGGTTCATTCTCACAAATCAATCCTTTTTGA